The Synechococcus sp. RS9909 genomic interval GGCCGAGGGCGAGGGTGCGGCCCTTGCGGGGGCTCACGGGTTTGTCGAGCAGGGTGGGGGTGGAGATCAGCTCCCAGGGGCTGGTGGCGCGGGCCTGCTCCAGCTCGAACTGCTTGAGCTGGTTCTGCAGGGTCACCAGGGTGGCTTCATCGCGCAGGGCCTGTTGGGTGAGTTCGCGGTGGCGGCTCACCACATCCTTGGGGCGATCGAGGGCCTGGAGGTTGGCCTTGGCCAGATCGAGCTCCCCCTTGAGCAGGGCGATCGTCTGCTGATTGATGTAACGCACCAGGGTGTTGCGTTCGCGCTGGAGCTTCTGCACCAGGGGGTCGCTGTCTTTGAAACGGGAGCGCAGCTCGGCCAGGCGGGTTTCCACCGAGGTGAGCTGGTCGAAGGTCGACGACTTGTCGGTGAGAGACGCGAGCTGGGAGGCGAAGTAGAGCGAACCGGCACCGGCCTTGGTGGCTTCCTGGATCTGCACCTCGAGCGCCTTCACCTTCTGCTGGGCGGCGGTGCGGGCCGCCTCAACGCTGCCGCCGCTGCCTCCCACCGATGCGCCAGAGCCAACGCCATCTTTCGACACACCGGCACCGGCCACGTTGCCGGCGAGGGGCAGGCCGTCGAGCAGGCCGAGACCGTTGGCGTAGCCATAATCGAGGGCGGCGCGGCTGCTGGCCTCAGCCTGGGGCTTGATCTGGGCGATCTGGGCCTGGAGGTAGGCGATCACGTTGCTGAGCTCGCGGGAACGGCCGCGGTTGGAATAGCTCTGGTAGGCCTGGGAGATCATGCGCGTGATCGGCAGCACCAGCTGTTCGTTGGTGTCGCGGAATTCCACGTTGAGCACGGAGGTGCCCTTCTCCTCTTCGGCGGTGATCGCCGATTTGGCCCAGTCCTGGAAGCGCATTGCTTTTGCCACTTCAGGTGGTTTGCGCGCCTTGACGGCATCAAACACGGGCAGCAGCACCGAGGGGCTGTTGAGGATCTGCACCTCGGTGGCGATCGAATCGTTGCCGCCGGCACCACCAAGGCCGGCGATGGCTGCCAGTGCAGGGTTCTGGGACAGCAGGGATGCTGCCCCACCAGCCTTCTCTCCGGACAGCACGATCTGGAACTCGCCCTGATACACCGGCTTTGTGCGAGCGAGTTGAATCCCTGCGATCAAGAGGCCGAGAGCACCTCCTCCCACAATCCAGGTCCAGCGGCGCCCCAGGGCACCGGCCACCTGGCGCAAGTCAATCTCATCATCGGCGCCGGGCTGGGCGAGCAGGGGCTGTTCAGCGGGGGCGGTGGTTGTCATTCCTTGAAGAGGCTGTACACCGAATAGATCCCCACGGCCGGGCCGGTGAGCTCATTGAGCACGGTGACGGTGGCGGAGAGGGGCGAGTCGTTGACGCGCACCACATCGCCGGCCATCAGGATCGGGTTCTTGAAGGAGCCGGCGGGGGAGGGCCCGCCCACGAAGAATTTGCGCTTGTCGGTGCTGCCGTCGCGGTTGAAGCGGATGAACTCCACCTGGCCGCGCAGCAGCTTTTGGCCGCCGGCGGCGGCGAGGGCCTGATCGAGCGAGGCGCCCTGGGGCAGCACCTTGGAGCCGGGGTCACGCACGCGCCCGGTGACGAACACCTGCACGAAATCGGGGCTGAGGTTGGTCTGGCCGGCCTTGATGATCTGCTCGCGCAGCTCCACCGGCGAACGGGCCACCACCACGGTGTCGCCATCGAAGAGGCGGATGT includes:
- a CDS encoding Wzz/FepE/Etk N-terminal domain-containing protein produces the protein MTTTAPAEQPLLAQPGADDEIDLRQVAGALGRRWTWIVGGGALGLLIAGIQLARTKPVYQGEFQIVLSGEKAGGAASLLSQNPALAAIAGLGGAGGNDSIATEVQILNSPSVLLPVFDAVKARKPPEVAKAMRFQDWAKSAITAEEEKGTSVLNVEFRDTNEQLVLPITRMISQAYQSYSNRGRSRELSNVIAYLQAQIAQIKPQAEASSRAALDYGYANGLGLLDGLPLAGNVAGAGVSKDGVGSGASVGGSGGSVEAARTAAQQKVKALEVQIQEATKAGAGSLYFASQLASLTDKSSTFDQLTSVETRLAELRSRFKDSDPLVQKLQRERNTLVRYINQQTIALLKGELDLAKANLQALDRPKDVVSRHRELTQQALRDEATLVTLQNQLKQFELEQARATSPWELISTPTLLDKPVSPRKGRTLALGLLAGLVLGSGGALVSDRRSGRVFSSDELSRDLPGPLLERLPCQGELAPQAWSGPIQLLADGPLAASGLGSGGERGAVALIPVGNLDPAALEAFSAELRRALGSSRELVVSRDLLATRACSTQLLLTAPGAAKREQLRQLREQLALQGSPVAGWVLLDTGLASGFNAEGEA